One genomic region from Magnetofaba australis IT-1 encodes:
- a CDS encoding NAD(P)H-dependent glycerol-3-phosphate dehydrogenase has translation MTDSIVDSSIAQEADVAVIGAGSWGTALAALLCGKRERVTLWCRELEIAESVNTQHRNALYVSELELPQNLVADTDLARVAATHRVLVMVVPTQFTRAVVEAMRPHLRDDAVLVSASKGIEVQKIETLAEIYDEMLPEAMAQRACFLSGPSFAREVIRGLPAAVAIACRDAAVLPAIQELFFFPHFRTYRTDDVVGVELGGALKNVIAIAAGICDGLQYGHSARAALLTRGLAEIARLGIAMGGKAETFAGLSGMGDLLLTATSTQSRNYTVGHRLGSGETLEQIQAGAREVAEGVKTADAAYRLAQQKGVEMPIVGAVYAILYEQRNAREVVLELLSREMKPEVTG, from the coding sequence ATGACTGATTCCATAGTCGATTCGAGCATCGCCCAGGAGGCCGACGTGGCCGTGATTGGGGCGGGCTCCTGGGGCACGGCGCTGGCGGCGTTGCTGTGCGGCAAGCGGGAGCGGGTGACGCTCTGGTGCCGCGAGCTGGAGATCGCCGAGTCGGTCAACACGCAGCATCGCAACGCCTTGTACGTCTCCGAACTGGAACTGCCGCAAAACCTAGTTGCCGATACCGACTTGGCGCGGGTCGCCGCCACCCATCGGGTGCTGGTGATGGTGGTCCCCACGCAGTTCACCCGCGCGGTGGTGGAGGCGATGCGTCCGCACTTGCGCGATGATGCGGTGCTGGTCTCGGCCAGCAAGGGGATCGAGGTGCAGAAGATCGAGACCCTGGCGGAGATCTACGACGAGATGCTGCCTGAGGCGATGGCGCAGCGGGCGTGCTTCCTCTCCGGCCCCTCATTCGCCCGCGAGGTGATTCGCGGGTTGCCGGCGGCGGTGGCCATTGCGTGTCGTGATGCGGCGGTTCTGCCAGCGATTCAGGAGCTGTTTTTCTTCCCCCATTTTCGCACCTATCGCACCGATGATGTGGTGGGGGTGGAGCTGGGCGGGGCGCTGAAGAACGTCATCGCCATTGCGGCGGGGATTTGCGATGGCCTGCAATATGGCCACAGCGCCCGTGCGGCGTTGCTGACGCGCGGCTTGGCGGAGATCGCCCGGTTGGGCATCGCCATGGGGGGCAAGGCGGAGACTTTTGCTGGACTCTCTGGCATGGGCGATCTGCTGCTCACCGCCACCAGCACGCAGTCGCGCAACTATACGGTGGGGCATCGTTTGGGCAGCGGCGAGACGTTGGAGCAGATTCAGGCGGGCGCGCGGGAGGTTGCGGAGGGGGTGAAGACGGCGGATGCGGCGTATCGGCTGGCGCAGCAGAAGGGGGTGGAGATGCCGATTGTGGGCGCGGTGTACGCGATTCTGTATGAGCAGCGCAACGCAAGGGAGGTGGTGCTGGAGCTGCTCAGCCGGGAGATGAAGCCGGAGGTGACGGGTTAG
- the tsaD gene encoding tRNA (adenosine(37)-N6)-threonylcarbamoyltransferase complex transferase subunit TsaD codes for MLRVLGIESSCDETACAVVALEGDDPRALRIVSDVVHTQLDVHADYGGVVPELASRAHIQHIQPLMQAALRNADMRADELDAVAVTRGPGLIGALIVGVSAAQGLAHAIGKPLLPIHHMEGHLMSPFLMARDESQVAAMEFPFVALLVSGGHTLLVHARAFGDYRLLGQTRDDAVGEAFDKGARLLGLGYPGGPAVAALAEGGDVAAVKFPRVLLDKTRFDFSFSGLKTALRTHVLKHEAQMLEETYRRDVAASYQEAIVDTLAIKAVSACRHVGATRLMIAGGVGANARLREKLDVACREAGIVLYRPPIRLCTDNGAMIGAAGAVRLARGLFDQHAPVNPIPRWPIDEL; via the coding sequence GTGTTGCGCGTGTTGGGCATTGAGAGCAGTTGTGACGAGACCGCCTGCGCCGTGGTGGCGCTGGAGGGTGACGACCCGCGCGCTCTGCGCATCGTCTCCGACGTGGTGCACACGCAACTGGACGTGCACGCCGACTACGGCGGCGTGGTGCCGGAACTGGCCAGTCGCGCCCACATTCAGCACATCCAACCACTGATGCAAGCGGCCCTGCGCAACGCCGACATGCGCGCCGACGAGCTGGACGCGGTGGCGGTGACGCGCGGGCCAGGTCTGATTGGCGCGCTCATCGTCGGCGTCTCCGCCGCGCAAGGGTTGGCCCACGCCATCGGTAAGCCGCTACTGCCCATCCACCATATGGAGGGGCACTTGATGAGCCCGTTCCTGATGGCGCGGGATGAGAGTCAAGTTGCCGCCATGGAATTTCCCTTCGTGGCGCTGCTGGTCTCCGGCGGACATACGTTGTTGGTGCACGCGCGCGCGTTTGGCGACTATCGTCTGTTGGGTCAGACCCGTGACGATGCCGTGGGCGAGGCGTTCGACAAAGGCGCGCGTCTGTTGGGGTTGGGCTATCCGGGCGGTCCGGCGGTGGCGGCGCTGGCCGAAGGGGGCGATGTGGCGGCGGTGAAGTTCCCCCGCGTGCTGCTGGATAAAACCCGGTTTGATTTCAGCTTCTCCGGCTTGAAGACCGCGCTGCGCACCCATGTGCTGAAACATGAGGCGCAGATGCTCGAAGAGACATATCGGCGCGATGTGGCGGCCTCCTACCAAGAGGCGATTGTGGACACGTTGGCCATCAAGGCGGTGTCGGCGTGTCGCCATGTGGGGGCGACGCGCTTGATGATCGCAGGCGGGGTGGGGGCCAATGCGCGCTTGCGCGAGAAGTTGGATGTTGCCTGCCGCGAGGCGGGGATTGTGCTCTATCGACCGCCGATCCGTTTGTGCACGGACAATGGCGCTATGATCGGCGCGGCGGGTGCGGTGCGTTTGGCGCGGGGCCTGTTTGATCAGCACGCCCCAGTCAATCCCATCCCCAGATGGCCAATAGACGAACTCTGA
- the hemC gene encoding hydroxymethylbilane synthase, with the protein MTAQTMRIATRGSLLALWQAKWVKSQLEAHHPGLTVEINVMKTKGDKILDVPLAKVGGKGLFVKELEQAMLEGSADLAVHSMKDVPAEFPTGLMLGPILKREDPRDALLSVNYKSLDELPQGATVGSSSLRRQSQLKRTRPDLNVTFLRGNVDTRIGKLEAGDYDAIILAAAGVKRLQRTERVVAWIEPEQMLPAVGQGAVGIEHRSDDARVIALLAPLNDPDTATRVTAERAFLARLEGGCQVPIAGHAVLDGDQLSLRGLVADPEDGASFEDAVAGPRDQAAALGEELANKLLAAGAKSILDRVYAQGLADK; encoded by the coding sequence GTGACCGCTCAGACCATGCGCATCGCCACCCGCGGCAGCCTGCTGGCCCTGTGGCAGGCCAAATGGGTCAAATCCCAACTGGAAGCCCACCACCCCGGCCTGACCGTTGAGATCAACGTGATGAAGACCAAAGGGGATAAGATCCTCGACGTGCCCCTGGCCAAAGTGGGCGGCAAGGGTCTGTTCGTCAAGGAGTTGGAGCAGGCGATGCTGGAAGGCTCGGCGGATCTGGCGGTGCACTCCATGAAGGACGTGCCCGCCGAATTCCCCACCGGGCTGATGCTGGGGCCGATCCTCAAACGAGAGGATCCGCGCGATGCGCTGCTGTCGGTCAACTATAAGAGCCTTGATGAACTGCCCCAGGGCGCCACGGTGGGCAGCTCCTCGCTGCGCCGCCAGAGCCAACTCAAGCGCACCCGCCCCGACCTGAACGTCACCTTTCTACGCGGCAATGTGGACACCCGCATCGGCAAGCTGGAAGCGGGCGACTACGACGCCATCATCCTGGCCGCCGCCGGGGTCAAACGCCTGCAGCGCACCGAACGGGTGGTGGCGTGGATCGAACCGGAACAGATGCTGCCCGCTGTGGGTCAGGGCGCGGTGGGGATTGAACACCGCAGCGACGACGCCCGCGTCATCGCGCTGCTGGCGCCCCTGAACGACCCCGACACCGCCACCCGGGTCACTGCCGAACGCGCCTTCCTGGCGCGTCTGGAGGGGGGCTGTCAGGTGCCCATCGCCGGACACGCGGTGCTGGATGGCGACCAACTGAGCCTGCGCGGCCTGGTGGCCGACCCCGAGGATGGCGCCAGCTTTGAGGACGCCGTGGCCGGTCCGCGCGATCAAGCCGCCGCCCTGGGCGAAGAGTTGGCCAACAAACTGCTGGCCGCCGGGGCCAAGTCGATTCTGGATCGCGTCTACGCCCAAGGGTTGGCCGACAAGTGA